The Amylolactobacillus amylophilus DSM 20533 = JCM 1125 genome contains a region encoding:
- a CDS encoding YdcP family protein has translation MELKYVIPNMEKTFGQLEYAGEGNIEQRRVNGRPTILSRSYNLYSTIQRADDIVVILPSEAGEKHFESDEKVRLINPRITAEGYKIGNRGFTNYIMHADDMVKA, from the coding sequence ATGGAATTAAAATATGTCATTCCCAATATGGAAAAAACATTTGGTCAATTAGAATATGCTGGTGAAGGGAATATTGAACAACGTCGAGTCAATGGCAGACCAACTATTCTCTCTCGTAGCTACAATTTATACTCAACGATTCAACGAGCAGATGATATTGTTGTCATTCTTCCCTCCGAAGCTGGCGAGAAACATTTTGAATCCGACGAAAAAGTCAGACTCATCAACCCACGTATTACCGCAGAAGGTTATAAAATTGGCAATAGAGGATTTACCAATTACATTATGCACGCAGACGATATGGTGAAAGCTTAA